Proteins from a single region of Streptomyces sp. HUAS 15-9:
- a CDS encoding TIGR03086 family metal-binding protein yields the protein MNATNVNATNALPMDPRPLYARATEQAAALIRTVRPEQLSGPTPCAEFDVRTLLSHVVGGSRRIAVVGEGGDGMAVHPFADGVEDDGWAAAYDEVRERVLKAWASDERMTATVRVPWGEAPGHAALSGYLMELVTHTWDLSESLGHPHALDPELAEAALATARRVLPDPERDSQTPFASARPAPEGADPYRQLAAWLGREPIRAA from the coding sequence ATGAACGCCACGAACGTGAACGCCACCAACGCCCTGCCCATGGACCCCCGTCCGCTCTACGCCCGCGCCACCGAACAGGCGGCCGCCCTCATCAGGACCGTACGGCCGGAGCAGCTGTCCGGACCGACTCCCTGTGCCGAGTTCGACGTCCGCACCCTGCTGAGCCATGTCGTCGGAGGCTCCCGGCGGATCGCGGTGGTCGGCGAGGGCGGCGACGGCATGGCCGTGCACCCGTTCGCGGACGGCGTCGAGGACGACGGCTGGGCGGCCGCGTACGACGAGGTCCGGGAGCGGGTGCTGAAGGCCTGGGCCTCCGACGAGCGCATGACGGCGACGGTCCGCGTGCCCTGGGGCGAGGCCCCCGGCCACGCGGCCCTGTCCGGGTACCTGATGGAACTGGTGACCCACACCTGGGACCTCTCCGAGTCCCTCGGTCACCCGCACGCACTCGACCCGGAGCTCGCCGAGGCCGCGCTCGCCACGGCCCGGCGTGTCCTGCCCGACCCGGAGCGCGACTCGCAGACCCCCTTCGCCTCGGCCCGTCCGGCCCCCGAGGGAGCCGACCCCTACCGGCAGCTGGCGGCCTGGCTGGGGCGCGAGCCGATCAGGGCAGCCTGA
- a CDS encoding helix-turn-helix transcriptional regulator, protein MKSDRLLSILLLLQTRGRVPARELADRLEVSVRTVYRDIEALSASGVPVYAERGRHGGIELLAGFRTDVTGLTADESRALFILAAQGAHAALGLDAALASALRKVMAALPAPYRPAAEVASRRVLVDATRWKGGPQKAVDLEVLQDAVFADRRLRLRYRHSGEREARTYTVDPYGLVAKAGVWYLVADRRARPRLFRADRVRSARLLDDPVRRRSGVELADVWEVLRRQVEERPAGIDVTVRVRRDRLDMFQRVAASSLTELPDGEGDEEGDEGWVTARLSYPFLPATRQLLAFSDSVEVLSPPEVRAELASAARSVTELYQTAAEGHD, encoded by the coding sequence GTGAAGTCCGACCGCCTGCTGTCGATCCTGCTGCTCCTGCAGACCCGGGGCCGCGTCCCGGCGCGTGAACTCGCCGACCGCCTCGAGGTGTCGGTGCGCACCGTCTACCGCGACATCGAGGCCCTGTCGGCCTCCGGCGTCCCCGTGTACGCCGAGCGCGGCCGGCACGGCGGCATCGAACTGCTCGCCGGGTTCCGCACGGACGTCACCGGCCTGACCGCCGACGAGTCCCGGGCCCTGTTCATCCTGGCCGCCCAGGGGGCGCACGCGGCGCTCGGCCTGGACGCGGCGCTCGCGTCGGCGCTGCGCAAGGTGATGGCGGCCCTGCCGGCGCCGTACCGCCCGGCGGCCGAGGTCGCTTCGCGGCGCGTCCTGGTCGACGCCACGCGCTGGAAGGGCGGCCCGCAGAAGGCCGTCGACCTGGAGGTGCTGCAGGACGCGGTGTTCGCCGACCGGCGGCTCAGGCTGCGGTACCGGCACAGCGGGGAGCGGGAGGCGCGGACGTACACCGTCGACCCGTACGGCCTCGTCGCCAAGGCGGGCGTCTGGTACCTGGTCGCGGACCGGCGGGCGAGGCCGCGGCTGTTCCGGGCCGACCGGGTGCGTTCGGCGCGTCTGCTGGACGACCCGGTACGGCGCCGGAGCGGTGTCGAACTCGCCGATGTCTGGGAGGTGTTGCGGCGCCAGGTCGAGGAGCGGCCGGCCGGGATCGACGTCACGGTACGGGTCCGCAGGGACCGTCTCGACATGTTCCAGCGCGTGGCGGCTTCCTCTCTCACCGAACTCCCCGATGGCGAGGGCGATGAGGAGGGCGACGAGGGGTGGGTCACCGCCCGGCTGTCGTACCCGTTTCTCCCCGCGACCCGTCAACTCCTCGCGTTCTCCGACTCGGTGGAGGTGCTCTCCCCGCCCGAGGTGCGCGCGGAGCTGGCGTCCGCGGCGCGTTCTGTCACGGAGCTGTACCAGACGGCGGCCGAGGGTCACGACTGA
- a CDS encoding TetR family transcriptional regulator, which produces MSHTLGIRQAQKQKTRQALLDAALGLLEEQSLSSLGLREVTRAVGVAPTAFYRHFRSTADLGVALVDEALGSLHPMVRTTVSTAGDSDERITRAIRLIARHVQTHPAHVRFIARERHGGVQPVREAIRAQLTRFAEEVRTELAKDPEAVGWNEDDLLMLAHLYVDQMLITASLFLEALETSASEQERERVAQVAARQLRLVSLGRRHWLD; this is translated from the coding sequence ATGAGTCACACCCTCGGCATCCGGCAGGCCCAGAAGCAGAAGACCCGGCAGGCGCTCCTGGACGCCGCGTTGGGCCTGCTGGAGGAGCAGAGCCTGAGCAGCCTGGGCCTGCGTGAGGTCACCCGGGCCGTCGGCGTCGCCCCCACCGCCTTCTACCGGCATTTCCGCTCCACCGCGGACCTCGGCGTGGCCCTCGTCGACGAGGCGCTGGGCAGTCTGCACCCGATGGTGCGGACCACGGTGTCCACGGCCGGCGACAGCGACGAACGCATCACCCGCGCCATCCGTCTGATCGCCCGGCACGTTCAGACGCACCCCGCCCACGTCCGCTTCATCGCCCGCGAGCGGCACGGCGGCGTCCAGCCGGTGCGGGAGGCCATCCGGGCCCAGCTGACCAGGTTCGCCGAGGAGGTACGGACCGAACTGGCCAAGGACCCGGAGGCGGTCGGCTGGAACGAGGACGACCTGCTGATGCTCGCGCACCTCTACGTCGACCAGATGCTCATCACGGCCTCCCTGTTCCTGGAGGCCCTGGAAACCTCGGCCTCGGAGCAGGAGCGGGAGCGCGTCGCCCAGGTCGCGGCCCGTCAGCTGCGGCTGGTCAGCCTCGGCCGACGGCACTGGCTGGACTGA
- a CDS encoding DUF4190 domain-containing protein, with translation MQLTAPATPRTDTRSGTRDADGMAVASFILGLVGLLVLNIFLGPVALVLASVALWRGTARRGRAYLGLALGVADLAVLAFAMEVSNTVSWSL, from the coding sequence ATGCAACTCACCGCACCGGCCACGCCTCGCACCGACACCCGCTCGGGCACGCGCGACGCCGACGGCATGGCCGTGGCGTCCTTCATCCTCGGCCTCGTCGGCCTTCTCGTCCTCAACATCTTCCTCGGCCCGGTCGCCCTCGTCCTCGCGAGTGTCGCCCTGTGGCGCGGCACGGCCCGTCGCGGCCGCGCGTATCTCGGCCTCGCGCTGGGCGTTGCCGACCTGGCGGTCCTGGCGTTCGCCATGGAGGTGTCCAACACGGTTTCGTGGAGCCTGTGA
- a CDS encoding cysteine desulfurase family protein, protein MAYLDHAATTPMLPEAAEALTAALSVTGNASSLHASGRKARRAVEESRETLAEALGARPSEVVFTSGGTEADNLAVKGLYWSRRDADPVRTRVLASPVEHHAVLDAVHWLGEHEGATVEYLPVDTYGRVHPQALREAIARNPDDVALATVMWANNEIGTIMPVRELADVTAEFGIPLHADAVQAVGQVPVDFAASGLAAMTVSGHKIGGPYGIGALLLGREYTPVPVLHGGGQERHVRSGTLDVPAIAAFAVAARLAAEQREWFAREIGALRDHLIEAVRTAVPDAILGGDPVDRLPANAHFTFPGCEGDSLLLLLDAQGIECSTGSACTAGVAQPSHVLLATGTTPDLARGTLRFSLGHTSTEADVEAVAKAIGPAVERARAAGLT, encoded by the coding sequence ATGGCTTACCTCGACCACGCCGCGACGACACCGATGCTCCCGGAGGCGGCAGAGGCGCTGACCGCCGCGCTGAGCGTCACCGGCAACGCCTCCTCCCTTCACGCGTCCGGCCGCAAGGCCCGCCGTGCGGTCGAGGAGTCCCGCGAGACGCTCGCCGAAGCGCTCGGCGCCCGCCCCAGCGAGGTCGTCTTCACCTCTGGCGGCACCGAGGCCGACAACCTCGCGGTCAAGGGCCTGTACTGGTCCCGCCGTGACGCCGACCCGGTCAGAACCCGGGTCCTCGCCAGCCCCGTCGAACACCACGCGGTCCTCGACGCCGTCCACTGGCTCGGTGAACACGAGGGCGCCACCGTCGAGTACCTCCCCGTCGACACCTACGGCCGGGTGCACCCTCAGGCCCTGCGCGAGGCGATCGCCCGCAACCCCGACGACGTCGCCCTGGCGACGGTGATGTGGGCCAACAACGAGATCGGCACGATCATGCCGGTCCGTGAACTCGCCGACGTCACCGCCGAGTTCGGTATCCCGCTGCACGCGGACGCGGTCCAGGCCGTCGGCCAGGTCCCGGTCGACTTCGCCGCCTCCGGCCTCGCCGCGATGACGGTCTCCGGCCACAAGATCGGCGGACCCTACGGCATCGGGGCGCTCCTCCTCGGCCGTGAGTACACCCCCGTCCCCGTCCTGCACGGCGGCGGCCAGGAGCGCCACGTCCGCTCCGGCACCCTCGACGTCCCGGCGATCGCCGCGTTCGCGGTCGCCGCCCGGCTCGCCGCCGAGCAGCGCGAGTGGTTCGCCCGGGAGATCGGCGCCCTGCGGGACCACCTGATCGAGGCGGTCCGTACGGCGGTTCCGGACGCGATCCTCGGCGGTGACCCGGTGGACCGCCTCCCGGCCAACGCCCACTTCACCTTCCCGGGCTGCGAGGGCGACTCCCTGCTCCTGCTGCTGGACGCCCAGGGCATCGAGTGCTCCACCGGCTCCGCCTGCACGGCCGGCGTCGCCCAGCCCAGCCACGTCCTCCTCGCCACCGGCACCACCCCCGACCTGGCCCGCGGCACCCTCCGCTTCTCCCTGGGCCACACCTCCACGGAGGCGGACGTGGAGGCGGTGGCGAAGGCGATCGGCCCGGCGGTCGAGCGTGCCCGAGCCGCGGGGCTCACCTGA
- a CDS encoding N-acetylmuramoyl-L-alanine amidase: MGETRADTASGDSDRRLGRRALLVGGVAAAVGTAALARDELSHLWWRLPGVEKSRVEGAVDFRGARWVAASPANYRRADRPDDYPIDRVVIHVTQGDYKTAVKVFQDPAHKAAAHYIVRKDGRVTQLIRELDVAFHAGNREYNERSVGIEHEGFVEHASSFTDAMYASSARLTAAICRRYDIPVDREHIIGHVEVPGTDHTDPGRHWDWDRYLGLVRRA; encoded by the coding sequence ATGGGGGAGACACGGGCGGACACGGCGAGCGGCGACTCGGATCGGCGGCTGGGGCGGCGGGCGCTGCTCGTCGGGGGTGTCGCGGCGGCCGTGGGGACCGCGGCGCTGGCCCGGGATGAGCTCTCCCATCTGTGGTGGCGGCTGCCGGGGGTGGAGAAGTCGCGGGTCGAGGGCGCGGTGGACTTCCGGGGCGCGCGCTGGGTGGCCGCGTCCCCGGCGAACTACCGGCGGGCGGACCGGCCGGACGACTATCCGATCGACCGGGTGGTCATCCATGTCACGCAGGGCGACTACAAAACCGCGGTCAAGGTCTTCCAGGACCCGGCGCACAAGGCGGCCGCGCACTACATCGTGCGCAAGGACGGGCGGGTCACCCAGCTGATCCGCGAGCTGGACGTGGCGTTCCACGCGGGGAACCGGGAGTACAACGAGCGGAGCGTCGGCATCGAACACGAGGGATTCGTGGAGCATGCCTCGTCCTTCACGGACGCGATGTACGCGTCCTCGGCGCGGCTGACGGCCGCGATATGCCGTCGGTACGACATACCCGTGGACCGGGAGCACATCATCGGGCATGTGGAGGTCCCGGGTACGGACCACACGGATCCGGGACGGCACTGGGACTGGGACCGGTACCTGGGGCTCGTGCGGCGGGCCTGA
- the mnmA gene encoding tRNA 2-thiouridine(34) synthase MnmA — protein sequence MTDTPQRTRPLRVLAAMSGGVDSAVAAARAAEAGHDVTGVHLALSANPQSFRTGARGCCTIEDSRDARRAADVIGIPFYVWDLADRFREDVVEDFIAEYEAGRTPNPCLRCNEKIKFAALLDKALALGFDAVCTGHYAKVLVNEDGSRELHRASDMAKDQSYVLGVLDEQQLAHALFPLGDTVTTKDEIRAEAERRGLAVAKKPDSHDICFIADGDTQGFLASRLGRAEGDIVDESGAKVGTHEGAFGFTIGQRKGLRIGIPAADGKPRYVLDISPVNNTVTVGPAAALDVTALTAIKPRWCGVAPAGPGTYTAQLRAHGGETEVTAEPVDGELRVTFTEPVRGVAPGQAIVLYDGTRVVGSATIASTVRATAASVQSPARNSA from the coding sequence ATGACTGATACCCCGCAGCGCACCCGTCCCCTCCGCGTCCTCGCCGCCATGTCGGGCGGCGTGGACTCCGCCGTCGCCGCCGCCCGCGCGGCCGAGGCGGGCCACGACGTGACCGGCGTCCACCTCGCGCTCTCCGCGAACCCGCAGTCGTTCCGCACCGGAGCGCGGGGCTGCTGCACCATCGAGGACTCCCGCGACGCCCGCCGCGCCGCCGACGTCATCGGCATCCCGTTCTACGTCTGGGACCTCGCCGACCGCTTCCGCGAGGACGTCGTCGAGGACTTCATCGCCGAGTACGAGGCCGGCCGCACGCCGAACCCGTGTCTGCGCTGCAACGAGAAGATCAAGTTCGCCGCGCTCCTGGACAAGGCCCTGGCCCTCGGCTTCGACGCCGTCTGCACCGGCCACTACGCCAAGGTGCTCGTGAACGAGGACGGCAGCCGCGAGCTGCACCGCGCCTCCGACATGGCCAAGGACCAGTCGTACGTCCTCGGCGTCCTGGACGAGCAGCAGCTCGCGCATGCGCTGTTCCCGCTGGGCGACACGGTGACGACCAAGGACGAGATCCGTGCCGAGGCCGAGCGCCGCGGCCTCGCGGTCGCCAAGAAGCCCGACTCGCACGACATCTGCTTCATCGCCGACGGCGACACCCAGGGCTTCCTCGCCTCCCGCCTCGGCAGGGCCGAGGGTGACATCGTCGACGAGTCCGGCGCCAAGGTGGGCACGCACGAGGGCGCGTTCGGCTTCACCATCGGCCAGCGCAAGGGCCTGCGGATCGGCATCCCGGCGGCCGACGGCAAGCCCCGCTACGTCCTCGACATCTCCCCGGTGAACAACACGGTGACCGTCGGCCCGGCCGCCGCGCTGGACGTGACCGCACTGACCGCGATCAAGCCCCGCTGGTGCGGCGTGGCCCCGGCCGGTCCCGGCACCTACACCGCCCAGCTCCGGGCGCACGGCGGCGAGACCGAGGTGACGGCGGAGCCGGTCGACGGCGAGCTGCGGGTCACCTTCACCGAGCCGGTCCGCGGCGTCGCCCCCGGCCAGGCGATCGTGCTGTACGACGGCACGCGCGTGGTGGGTTCGGCGACGATCGCGTCGACGGTCAGGGCCACGGCCGCGTCGGTCCAGTCACCGGCCAGGAACTCCGCCTAG
- a CDS encoding alpha/beta fold hydrolase, whose protein sequence is MDKQIISRDGTRIAYERGGQGPAVVLVSGAMSTGATLAPLAARLAGRFTVVPYDRRGRGASGDTAPYAVAREVEDLAALIEAVGGEAALYGISSGGALALEAAASGLPVSQVAVYEPPFAVYEGGAEERAEYTRNLTEALAQGHRGDAVEHFLRLTGLAEAMIQGARRSPMWADMEAIAPTLAYDDAAMGDGLVPRERLAAITVPVLTVAGGASPSWLREAARAVAEAVPEGTYRTLEGQTHMVDPDVLAPVLAEFLADG, encoded by the coding sequence ATGGACAAGCAGATCATTTCGCGCGACGGCACCCGGATCGCGTACGAGCGCGGCGGGCAGGGTCCGGCGGTCGTCCTTGTGAGCGGTGCGATGTCCACGGGCGCCACGCTGGCCCCGCTGGCCGCACGGCTCGCCGGGCGCTTCACGGTCGTCCCGTACGACCGGCGGGGACGCGGCGCAAGCGGGGACACGGCGCCGTACGCCGTCGCCCGCGAGGTGGAGGACCTGGCGGCGCTGATCGAGGCCGTGGGCGGGGAAGCGGCGCTGTACGGCATCTCGTCGGGCGGCGCACTGGCGCTGGAGGCGGCGGCGAGCGGGCTGCCGGTCAGTCAGGTGGCCGTGTACGAGCCGCCGTTCGCCGTCTACGAGGGCGGCGCCGAGGAGCGGGCGGAGTACACCCGGAACCTGACCGAGGCGCTCGCGCAGGGCCACAGGGGAGACGCGGTGGAGCACTTCCTGCGGCTGACGGGCCTGGCCGAGGCGATGATCCAGGGCGCCCGCCGGTCCCCGATGTGGGCCGACATGGAGGCGATCGCCCCGACGCTGGCGTACGACGACGCCGCGATGGGCGACGGCCTGGTGCCCCGGGAGCGGCTCGCCGCGATCACCGTGCCCGTGCTGACGGTCGCGGGCGGTGCGAGCCCTTCCTGGCTGCGCGAGGCGGCACGGGCGGTGGCGGAAGCGGTCCCCGAGGGGACGTACCGCACCCTGGAGGGCCAGACCCACATGGTCGACCCGGACGTCCTGGCACCGGTGCTGGCGGAGTTCCTGGCCGATGGCTAG
- a CDS encoding DUF427 domain-containing protein, with translation MADGHTITIEQGDRPVRVVRGDLVLAESRRPLVLRETGCPVRYYIPAEDVRLDLLTPSETHTVCPFKGTASYWSLPDAPDLVWSYPEPKDGVAQIKDHLCFYDVEVQEETRAVS, from the coding sequence ATGGCCGATGGACACACGATCACGATCGAGCAGGGCGACCGGCCCGTACGCGTGGTGCGCGGGGACTTGGTGCTGGCGGAGAGCCGGCGCCCCCTGGTGCTGCGCGAGACCGGCTGTCCCGTGCGCTACTACATCCCGGCCGAGGACGTGCGCCTCGACCTCCTCACCCCCTCCGAAACCCACACCGTCTGTCCCTTCAAGGGGACGGCGTCCTACTGGTCCCTGCCGGACGCCCCCGACCTCGTATGGTCCTATCCCGAGCCCAAGGACGGGGTCGCGCAGATCAAGGACCACCTGTGCTTCTACGACGTGGAGGTCCAGGAGGAGACACGCGCGGTGTCGTGA
- a CDS encoding TIGR00730 family Rossman fold protein, with protein sequence MRICVFLSSADLDDRYTRPAREFAKLIGKGGHTLVWGGSDVGLMKVVADGVQEAGGRLLGVSVGFLAAKARPGAEMVIAKDLAERKRLLLEQADAVVVMVGGTGTLDEATEILELKKHGHTDKPVVLLNTEGFYDGLKEQFRRMEDEGFLPRPLTDLVFFADEPVGVLAYLEESLGVR encoded by the coding sequence ATGCGTATCTGTGTCTTCCTCTCCTCCGCCGACCTCGACGACCGCTACACGCGTCCCGCGCGCGAGTTCGCGAAACTGATCGGCAAGGGGGGCCACACGCTGGTGTGGGGTGGGTCCGACGTCGGTCTGATGAAGGTCGTCGCCGACGGCGTCCAGGAGGCGGGCGGCAGACTGCTCGGCGTCTCCGTGGGGTTTCTCGCGGCCAAGGCGCGGCCCGGCGCCGAGATGGTGATCGCCAAGGACCTGGCGGAGCGCAAGCGGCTGCTGCTGGAGCAGGCCGACGCGGTGGTGGTCATGGTGGGCGGCACCGGGACGCTGGACGAGGCCACCGAGATCCTGGAGCTGAAGAAGCACGGGCACACGGACAAGCCCGTCGTCCTGCTCAACACCGAAGGCTTCTACGACGGCCTGAAGGAGCAGTTCCGCCGGATGGAGGACGAGGGCTTCCTGCCCCGCCCGCTCACCGACCTGGTGTTCTTCGCGGACGAGCCCGTGGGCGTACTGGCGTACCTGGAGGAGAGCCTGGGCGTGCGGTGA
- a CDS encoding SDR family oxidoreductase, translating to MADMATHVITGAGSGIGAAVARRLHARGDELVLHARDAGRAKELAAEYPGARTLVGDLSDPDKLSWAFSHQTLPDRVDSLLHIAGVVDLGDVGDLTPKSWRHQLNVNLVAPAELTRHFLPQLRAARGHVVFVNSGAGLSAHAGWSAYAASKHGLKALADSLRHEEHGNGVRVTSVYPGRTASPMQAKVHQQEGKDYDASHWIDPESVATTILLAIDLPRDAEINDLTVRPGR from the coding sequence ATGGCGGACATGGCTACTCATGTGATCACCGGCGCGGGCTCCGGCATCGGCGCGGCCGTGGCCCGCCGTCTGCACGCGCGCGGGGACGAACTCGTGCTTCACGCGCGCGACGCGGGCCGGGCGAAGGAACTGGCCGCCGAGTACCCGGGGGCGCGCACCCTGGTCGGCGACCTCTCCGACCCGGACAAGCTCTCCTGGGCCTTCTCCCACCAGACGCTCCCCGACCGCGTGGACTCGCTGCTGCACATCGCCGGGGTCGTCGACCTGGGCGACGTCGGTGACCTCACCCCCAAGTCCTGGCGCCACCAGCTCAACGTCAACCTGGTCGCCCCCGCCGAGCTGACCCGCCACTTCCTGCCCCAACTGCGCGCCGCCCGCGGTCACGTGGTCTTCGTGAACTCCGGCGCGGGCCTGAGCGCCCACGCCGGCTGGTCCGCGTACGCCGCCTCCAAGCACGGCCTCAAGGCCCTGGCCGACTCCCTGCGCCACGAGGAGCACGGCAACGGCGTCCGCGTCACCTCCGTCTACCCCGGCCGCACCGCCAGCCCCATGCAGGCCAAGGTCCACCAGCAGGAGGGCAAGGACTACGACGCCTCCCACTGGATCGACCCCGAATCGGTGGCGACGACGATCCTGCTGGCCATCGACCTGCCCAGGGACGCGGAGATCAACGACCTGACGGTGCGCCCCGGGCGATGA
- a CDS encoding methionine synthase, whose amino-acid sequence MSENSQFRFGAATGVGSMPGDDAREAAKTVTGSFEDFPFLPELPARGPGADMIGRTAGMLVELYARVEPSGWRIGDRPGRDTKRARSWLGEDLDALEEFTQGYEGPLKVQAVGPWTLATAVELKNGEAALSDPGACRDLAASLAEGLRLHLAEVQRRVPGARLVLQLDEPSLTAVLRGQVKSASGYRTHRAVDRQIVEAALRDLVAVHRTGPVVVHSCAPDVPIALLRRTGAAAVSLDFSLLTERDDDTIGEAVEGGTRLFAGVVPGTDGPLSDPAGSVMGVRTLWRRLGLHPGLLAEAVTITPSCGLAGASPAYARKALAHCVRAARSLADNPE is encoded by the coding sequence GTGAGTGAAAACAGCCAGTTCAGGTTCGGCGCCGCCACCGGGGTCGGGTCCATGCCCGGTGATGACGCGCGGGAGGCCGCCAAGACCGTCACCGGGTCCTTCGAGGACTTCCCGTTCCTGCCCGAGCTGCCGGCCCGCGGACCCGGCGCGGACATGATCGGCCGTACCGCCGGAATGCTCGTCGAGCTGTACGCGCGCGTGGAGCCCAGCGGCTGGCGGATCGGCGACCGGCCGGGCCGGGACACCAAGCGGGCCCGCTCCTGGCTCGGGGAAGACCTCGACGCCCTTGAGGAGTTCACCCAGGGGTACGAGGGCCCGCTGAAGGTGCAGGCCGTCGGCCCGTGGACGCTGGCCACCGCCGTCGAGCTGAAGAACGGCGAGGCCGCCCTCTCCGACCCCGGCGCCTGCCGCGACCTCGCCGCCTCCCTCGCCGAGGGCCTGCGCCTGCACCTCGCCGAGGTACAGCGCCGCGTCCCGGGCGCACGGCTCGTCCTGCAGCTGGACGAGCCCTCCCTCACCGCCGTACTGCGCGGCCAGGTCAAGTCCGCCAGCGGCTACCGGACCCACCGGGCCGTGGACCGGCAGATCGTCGAGGCCGCCCTCCGCGACCTCGTCGCGGTGCACCGCACCGGCCCGGTCGTCGTCCACTCCTGTGCCCCGGACGTGCCCATCGCCCTGCTGCGCCGCACGGGTGCCGCCGCGGTCTCCCTCGACTTCTCACTCCTCACCGAGCGTGACGACGACACCATCGGCGAGGCCGTGGAAGGCGGCACGCGACTGTTCGCCGGTGTCGTGCCCGGCACGGACGGCCCGTTGTCAGACCCTGCCGGTAGCGTCATGGGTGTCAGGACGCTGTGGCGCAGGCTGGGGCTGCATCCGGGGCTTCTCGCGGAGGCGGTCACCATCACCCCCTCGTGCGGCCTCGCGGGCGCTTCCCCCGCGTACGCACGCAAGGCTCTCGCCCATTGCGTCCGGGCGGCGAGATCACTTGCGGACAACCCAGAGTAA